In the genome of Drosophila yakuba strain Tai18E2 chromosome 3R, Prin_Dyak_Tai18E2_2.1, whole genome shotgun sequence, one region contains:
- the LOC6538748 gene encoding organic cation transporter-like protein — protein sequence MGYDEAIVHLGDFGRYQKIIYSLICLTSIPVAFHKLAGVFLLAKPDFRCALPFENGSTYELSPHLWNLSYPLDERCSYYDVEYSEAYLNGSIPRSSNNTKSCTSYVYDRSKYLNSAVTEWNLVCGRDFMAATSDSLFMLGVLLGSIVFGQLSDKYGRKPILFASLVIQVLFGVLAGVAPEYFTYTFARVMVGATTSGVFLVAYVVAMEMVGPDKRLYAGIFVMMFFSVGFMLTAVFAYFIHDWRWLQIALTLPGLIFMFYYWIIPESARWLLSKGRKDCAIANMQKAARFNKVEISDEALSELLDEGEDSEERAKQKLEDLEQVEGPPPSVWDLFCYPNLRRKTLLIFLDWLVTSGVYYGLSWNTNDLGGNVLLNFIISGAVEIPGYIFLLLTLNRWGRRSILCGSLVMAGLSLLATVIVPEEMHTLIIACAMLGKLAITASYGTVYIFSAEQFPTVVRNVALGAASMVARISGMMAPFLKMLATIWKPLPLLICGSLSLAAGLLSLLLPETHNKPMLETIADGERFGKKTKGDVYLETGQELRVPEAQPLKGSGEANGSAIANGHKY from the coding sequence ATGGGCTATGACGAGGCCATCGTCCATCTGGGCGACTTTGGACGCTACCAGAAGATCATCTACTCCCTCATCTGCCTCACCTCCATTCCAGTGGCCTTCCACAAGTTGGCCGGGGTGTTCCTGCTGGCCAAACCCGACTTCCGATGTGCGCTGCCCTTCGAGAATGGCAGCACCTACGAGCTATCGCCCCACCTGTGGAACCTTTCGTATCCGCTGGACGAGCGGTGCTCCTACTACGATGTGGAGTACTCCGAGGCGTATCTGAATGGCAGCATTCCgcggagcagcaacaacaccaagaGCTGCACCAGCTACGTCTACGATCGGAGCAAGTACCTCAATAGTGCGGTGACCGAGTGGAACCTGGTTTGTGGCAGGGATTTCATGGCTGCCACCAGTGATTCGCTCTTCATGCTGGGCGTGCTCCTGGGCAGCATTGTGTTTGGCCAGCTGAGCGACAAGTACGGAAGGAAGCCCATACTCTTCGCCTCGCTGGTCATCCAGGTGCTGTTCGGTGTTCTGGCCGGAGTTGCTCCGGAATATTTCACCTACACGTTCGCGAGAGTGATGGTGGGTGCCACCACTTCGGGTGTTTTCCTGGTGGCCTATGTGGTGGCCATGGAAATGGTGGGTCCGGACAAGCGCCTGTACGCCGGCATCTTCGTCATGATGTTCTTCTCCGTGGGCTTCATGCTGACGGCGGTCTTTGCCTACTTCATCCACGACTGGCGCTGGTTGCAGATTGCACTAACTCTACCCGGACTCATCTTCATGTTCTACTACTGGATCATTCCGGAATCCGCCCGCTGGCTGCTCTCGAAGGGACGCAAGGATTGCGCCATCGCCAACATGCAGAAGGCGGCGCGATTCAACAAGGTGGAGATCAGCGATGAGGCATTGAGTGAGCTGCTCGATGAGGGTGAAGACAGCGAGGAGAGGGCCAAGCAGAAGCTGGAGGATTTGGAGCAGGTTGAGGGACCGCCGCCCTCCGTGTGGGATCTCTTTTGCTATCCCAATCTGCGGCGCAAGACGCTGCTCATCTTCCTGGACTGGCTGGTGACCAGTGGCGTGTACTATGGACTCTCGTGGAACACCAACGACCTGGGCGGCAATGTGCTGCTGAACTTCATCATCTCGGGTGCCGTGGAAATACCAGGCTATATATTCCTGCTGCTCACCCTCAACCGCTGGGGCCGGCGATCGATCCTGTGCGGCAGTTTGGTGATGGCCGGTCTCAGTCTCCTGGCCACGGTCATCGTTCCGGAGGAGATGCACACGCTCATCATCGCGTGCGCCATGCTGGGCAAGCTGGCGATCACGGCGTCGTATGGCACCGTTTACATATTCTCCGCCGAGCAGTTCCCAACCGTGGTGAGGAATGTGGCTCTGGGCGCCGCCTCCATGGTGGCACGCATTAGTGGCATGATGGCACCATTCCTCAAAATGTTGGCCACCATTTGGAAGCCACTGCCGCTGCTCATCTGCGGATCGCTCTCCTTGGCGGCCGGATTGCTCTCGCTCCTGCTGCCGGAGACGCACAACAAGCCCATGCTGGAGACCATTGCCGATGGCGAGCGCTTTGGCAAGAAGACCAAGGGCGATGTCTACCTGGAAACGGGCCAAGAACTGCGAGTACCCGAGGCGCAGCCACTCAAGGGATCAGGCGAAGCGAATGGATCAGCCATAGCCAATGGCCACAAGTACTAG
- the LOC6538747 gene encoding organic cation transporter protein, with the protein MGYDDVITHLGEFGPYQKRIYYLLCLPAIVCAFHKLAGVFLLAKPDFRCALPYENGSTYELSPHLWNLSYPQDDRCSYYDVDYSAAYLNGSIPRSSNNTKTCSRYVYDRSKYLNSAVTEWDMVCSRSLLSATSDSLFMLGVLLGSFIFGQMSDKLGRKPTFFASLVLQVIFGVLAAVAPEYFSYTISRMIVGATTSGVFLVAYVIALEMVGSSYRLFAGVAMQMFFSVGFMLTAGFAYFIHDWRWLQIALTLPGLLFLCYYWIIPESARWLLMKGRKDEAFVIIEKAAKENKVQVPNEIYEQLVDEVAEKKKQDEMAASQPAATVFDLLRYPNLRRKTLLIFFDWFVNSGVYYGLSWNTNNLGGNQLVNFVISGAVEIPGYTLLLFTLNRYGRRSILCGTMLVAGISLLATVFVPSDMDWLIIACAMIGKLAITSSYGTIYIFSAEQFPTVVRNVGLGASSMVARVGGILAPYLKLLGEIWRPLPLIICGALSLTAGLLSLLLPETLNKPMPETIEDGENFGKKPAPQEAAEEGGGDQELAGMLNGKSS; encoded by the coding sequence ATGGGCTACGACGACGTCATCACCCACCTGGGTGAATTTGGACCCTATCAGAAGCGCATCTACTATCTCCTCTGCCTGCCGGCCATAGTCTGCGCCTTCCACAAGCTAGCCGGTGTCTTCCTGCTAGCCAAACCCGACTTCCGATGTGCGCTGCCATACGAAAATGGCAGCACCTACGAGCTATCGCCCCACCTGTGGAACCTTTCGTACCCGCAGGACGATAGGTGCTCCTACTACGATGTGGACTACTCGGCGGCGTATCTGAATGGCAGCATTCCgcggagcagcaacaacaccaagaCCTGTTCCCGCTACGTCTACGATCGGAGCAAGTACCTCAATAGTGCCGTGACCGAGTGGGACATGGTGTGCAGCCGCAGCCTGCTGAGTGCCACCAGTGACTCGCTGTTCATGCTGGGCGTGCTGCTGGGCAGCTTCATCTTTGGCCAGATGTCCGACAAGCTGGGACGCAAGCCCACCTTCTTCGCCTCGCTGGTGCTGCAGGTGATCTTCGGCGTGCTGGCTGCCGTGGCGCCCGAGTACTTTAGCTACACGATTTCCCGGATGATTGTGGGCGCCACCACATCGGGCGTCTTCCTGGTGGCCTATGTGATTGCCCTGGAGATGGTGGGCTCCTCGTATCGCCTCTTCGCTGGCGTGGCCATGCAGATGTTCTTCTCCGTGGGCTTCATGCTCACTGCTGGCTTTGCGTACTTCATCCACGACTGGCGTTGGCTGCAGATTGCGCTGACCTTGCCGGGATTGCTCTTCCTCTGCTACTACTGGATCATTCCGGAGTCGGCCCGTTGGCTGCTGATGAAGGGTCGCAAGGATGAGGCCTTTGTGATCATCGAGAAGGCGGCCAAGGAGAACAAGGTGCAGGTGCCCAATGAAATCTACGAGCAGCTGGTGGACGAGGTGGCCGAAAAGAAGAAGCAGGACGAGATGGCCGCCTCCCAGCCGGCGGCCACCGTGTTCGATCTGCTCCGCTATCCCAATCTGCGCCGGAAAACGCTGCTGATCTTCTTCGATTGGTTTGTGAACAGTGGCGTGTACTATGGACTCTCGTGGAACACGAACAACCTGGGCGGCAACCAGCTGGTTAACTTTGTGATCTCTGGTGCCGTGGAAATACCGGGCTATACGCTGCTCCTCTTCACGCTGAACCGTTATGGTCGTCGCTCCATCCTGTGCGGCACCATGCTGGTGGCCGGGATCAGTCTGCTGGCCACCGTCTTCGTGCCGAGTGACATGGACTGGCTGATCATTGCGTGCGCCATGATTGGCAAGCTGGCCATCACCTCCTCGTATGGCACCATCTACATCTTCTCGGCGGAACAATTTCCGACGGTGGTGCGGAATGTGGGTCTGGGCGCCTCCTCCATGGTGGCGCGCGTGGGTGGCATTCTGGCACCGTATCTCAAACTGCTGGGCGAGATCTGGCGCCCACTGCCGCTGATCATCTGCGGCGCTCTGTCCCTCACCGCTGGATTGCTGTCCCTCCTCCTGCCGGAGACGCTGAACAAGCCCATGCCGGAGACCATCGAGGATGGGGAGAACTTTGGCAAGAAGCCGGCGCCGCAGGAAGCTGCCGAGGAGGGCGGCGGGGACCAGGAGCTGGCCGGGATGCTCAACGGAAAGTCGAGCTAA